A stretch of the Papaver somniferum cultivar HN1 chromosome 6, ASM357369v1, whole genome shotgun sequence genome encodes the following:
- the LOC113287910 gene encoding abnormal spindle-like microcephaly-associated protein homolog isoform X1: MEEEKQPPSPLPNPKFSSSSTAFKDISNFKTPKKPNNQKPYFQSPFPHFFTASKQSPPPSSSSKSVIKRRPSIIPSTPSINVRRRTSICPSTRSKAAARRLKAFELEQSQSCRKAQSRKQKSLESLSKSLSVWLNFLFENPKSCGCDVSLLPGEGTDRGEQSRNGKRDSGVGTRVSTDGTWRSPKRLKDSSGRSSGDGLVLSSAMFNSLEVSLNDVCSLDDLKQRMREYLSLDCCKEVFSMISQVAKIIDERRLKMKAHCPMVTDVGMKQKAIKVLMNYNPTWLRIGLYIVFGGDSLLPVGDVNSNQELVFLKMVLEKQFFSHLGLAKTFAYNKLVEGLYRPGYFEALGNVILKRFLLLVLVLDKAKSLSSLPIKYGIDGTDGGSPLLFCRQSNIKSSRQVISEFLSTDVMHGEGNLLAHLVIVGYKVSYQQSSLLEYDFRITELFEDLQDGVRLCRAIQLLQHDASVLTKMVVPSDNRKKNLVNCGVALQYLKQAGVQLLDEDGVMIVAEDVATGEKELTLSLLWNMFIHLQLPLLINKMLLFEEVSKVKAANVDYSWCITSSQLDLLLEWIQSISGKYELKIDSFTSLIDGKALWCLIDYYFRNELLSACSREDSQNGSDELSVLWTGISTDAVHNFTLAQKLASMLGSFPEVLQISEVLENNGACNERSVIILLVFLSSQLIGRKNMELLHIHKLLGCSYQSPEMKRSSLDKCFMNVKPPENQNGLDDCSSEDSVRNFKVVQAWWRDLVKKNHCCNSRQNSPGTDIKSENAARLIQSHFKRFVERKNFLKIKAATSFLQTVFRAWLMVKSARHYNKSNAIFHYQLSSENHKHPIIFRRYLNFMVERNSFIRLKSSVLLIQRTARKWIRQRSAATKIQSHWRGWYMRREFLHLKKAVTKIQSGFRCLKAWRNYNQYISAATKIQSHWRGWSTRREFLHLKKAAIKIQSCLRCLKAWRNYKEYRLVSKSATIIQSHFRGFISRREAARERECIKVIQSYWKCFLMRKVFVYKREAVIKIQSSFRCTKLRKEFLRYKYAAIEIQRFARGHITRNRLPGSSCLGPVIDTGSTYQNSRSCQSLEKRILLYSVLKLQRWWKRVLLLKSRRTRSAVVVQSYVRGWLARREANRERNRVVVIQSYWKGYLARKEARGQLVDLRLRVQKSAANVDDGMRLINRLVAAVSELLSFRSVSSILHTCATLDVTTQHSQKCCETLVAAGAIKTLLKLISSVSRSIPDQEVLKHALSTLRNLASYPDLAQLLIDTNGSIELILSEMLRNKEEGFFIASQVLKMLCRIPKGVQTIRQLPALLKRLKSLVDDLKRRVATDKRNARSQPGKDYNERKLKEAMELLKLISK, translated from the exons ATGGAAGAAGAGAAACAACCTCCTTCGCCATTACCGAACCctaaattttcttcttcatctacagCATTCAAAGACATTTCTAACTTCAAAACCCCCAAAAAACCTAATAATCAAAAACCTTATTTCCAATCACCATTTCCTCATTTCTTTACAGCCTCAAAACAAAgtccaccaccatcttcttcatccaAATCAGTTATTAAGCGTCGCCCTTCAATTATTCCATCTACTCCATCAATAAATGTCCGTCGCCGTACTTCAATCTGTCCATCTACTCGATCTAAAGCTGCTGCTAGAAGACTCAAAGCATTCGAGCTTGAACAATCTCAGTCATGTAGAAAAGCGCAATCTCGAAAACAAAAATCACTCGAATCGTTATCTAAATCACTCTCCGTTTGGCTCAATTTTCTGTTCGAAAACCCTAAGTCTTGCGGTTGTGATGTTTCTTTATTGCCAGGAGAAGGAACTGATCGAGGGGAACAATCGAGAAATGGGAAACGTGACAGTGGAGTTGGTACTAGGGTTTCGACTGATGGAACTTGGAGGAGTCCTAAACGTCTGAAGGATTCCTCTGGACGTAGTAGTGGAGACGGCTTGGTGTTATCGTCTGCGATGTTTAATTCTCTGGAAGTGTCGTTGAATGATGTTTGCAGCCTTGATGATTTGAAGCAGCGGATGAGGGAGTATTTGAGTTTGGATTGCTGCAAAGAGGTCTTCTCAATGATTAGTCAAGTAGCCAAG ATTATAGATGAGAGGAGATTAAAGATGAAGGCACATTGTCCCATGGTAACGGATGTAGGAATGAAGCAGAAGGCTATAAAAGTACTAATGAATTATAATCCAACATGGCTCCGAATTGGATTGTATATTGTTTTTGGCGGTGATTCCTTGCTACCTGTTGGAGATGTGAATTCTAATCAGGAACTCGTGTTTTTAAAGATGGTGTTGGAGAAGCAGTTCTTTTCTCATTTGGGTCTTGCGAAAACTTTTGCTTACAACAAATTGGTCGAAGGCCTGTACAGACCTGGTTATTTTGAGGCCTTGGGGAATGTTATACTTAAAAGGTTCCTACTGCTTGTTCTTGTACTTGATAAAGCTAAGTCCCTGAGCAGCCTTCCCATTAAATATGGTATTGATGGAACTGATGGGGGTTCTCCTCTGTTGTTCTGTCGTCAATCGAATATTAAATCGAGTCGACAAGTGATTTCCG AGTTCTTGTCGACGGATGTGATGCATGGGGAAGGTAACCTTCTTGCGCATTTAGTAATAGTAGGATACAAAGTATCATATCAACAG AGTTCACTCCTTGAATATGACTTCAGAATCACAGAGCTATTTGAGGATCTACAAGATGGTGTACGACTTTGCAGAGCAATTCAGCTCTTGCAACATGATGCCTCGGTTCTTACG AAAATGGTGGTTCCTTCCGATAACCGTAAGAAGAATCTGGTGAATTGTGGTGTTGCTTTGCAATATCTCAAACAGGCTGGGGTGCAATTACTTGATGAAGATGGGGTGATGATAGTAGCCGAAGATGTTGCCACGGGCGAAAAGGAACTCACGCTTTCTTTGCTTTGGAATATGTTTATTCATTTACAG TTGCCTCTGCTAATCAACAAAATGCTGTTATTTGAAGAAGTATCCAAAGTTAAAGCAGCCAATGTG GACTACTCATGGTGTATTACCTCTAGCCAGTTGGATTTGCTTCTGGAATGGATTCAG TCAATCAGTGGAAAGTATGAGCTCAAGATTGACAGTTTTACATCTTTGATTGATGGTAAAGCTCTGTGGTGCTTGATTGACtattattttcgaaatgaactgcTTTCTGCATGTTCACGTGAG GATTCTCAAAATGGTAGTGATGAATTATCTGTTCTGTGGACTGGCATAAGTACAGATGCTGTTCACAACTTCACTTTGGCGCAGAAACTTGCATCAATGTTAGGAAGCTTTCCAGAG GTATTGCAAATCAGTGAGGTACTTGAAAATAATGGTGCTTGTAATGAAAGGAGTGTAATAATTCTGTTGGTGTTCCTCTCGTCCCAATTGATTGGCAGGAAAAATATG GAGCTTCTGCATATCCACAAACTGTTGGGTTGCAGTTATCAAAGTCCAGAGATGAAACGTTCAAGTTTGGATAAATGTTTTATGAATGTTAAACCTCCGGAGAACCAGAATGGACTGGATGATTGTAGCAGTGAAG ATTCAGTGAGAAATTTTAAAGTTGTCCAGGCCTGGTGGAGAGATTTGGTAAAAAAAAACCATTGCTGTAATAGTCGACAGAATTCTCCTGGCACTGACATCAAAAGCG AAAATGCAGCAAGGCTTATCCAGTCTCACTTTAAAAGATTTGTTGAGCGCAAAAACTTTCTGAAGATCAAGGCTGCGACCTCCTTCCTGCAAACTGTTTTTCGGGCTTGGCTAATGGTGAAAAGTGCCAGACACTACAACAAATCAAATGCCATATTTCATTACCAGCTTTCTTCTG AAAATCATAAGCACCCAATAATTTTCCGTAGATACCTTAATTTCATGGTTGAGCGGAACAGCTTTATCAGGTTAAAAAGTTCCGTCCTGCTAATTCAGCGCACTGCTAGGAAATGGATTAGACAACGCTCTGCTGCAACAAAGATTCAGAGTCATTGGCGTGGCTGGTACATGAGAAGAGAGTTTTTACACCTGAAGAAAGCAGTTACTAAGATTCAGAGTGGCTTCCGATGTTTAAAAGCTTGGAGAAATTACAATCAATATATCTCTGCTGCAACAAAGATTCAGAGTCATTGGCGTGGCTGGTCCACGAGAAGAGAGTTTTTACACCTGAAGAAAGCAGCTATAAAGATTCAGAGCTGTTTGCGATGTCTAAAAGCTTGGAGAAATTATAAAGAATATAGGCTGGTATCTAAGTCAGCAACTATTATTCAGTCCCATTTTCGTGGATTCATTTCTCGAAGAGAGGCAGCTAGAGAACGGGAATGTATTAAAGTGATCCAA AGTTATTGGAAATGCTTTTTGATGAGGAAAGTGTTTGTATACAAAAGAGAAGCGGTCATAAAGATTCAAAGTAGCTTTCGATGCACGAAGCTTCGGAAGGAGTTTTTACGGTATAAATATGCAGCTATTGAGATTCAGCGATTCGCCAGAGGACATATTACTCGAAACAGGCTACCAG GTTCATCGTGCCTTGGGCCAGTCATTGATACTGGTTCTACCTATCAGAATTCAAGAAGCTGTCAGAGCCTTGAAAAGAGAATTTTGTTATACTCGGTACTTAAACTACAGAGGTGGTGGAAGAGAGTTCTGTTGTTGAAATCTAGAAGAACGAGATCAGCCGTTGTGGTTCAGTCCTACGTTCGTGGGTGGCTTGCCAGGCGAGAGGCAAATAGAGAGAGAAATCGAGTTGTTGTGATCCAA TCATATTGGAAAGGTTATCTCGCACGCAAAGAGGCAAGAGGTCAGCTGGTTGATTTAAGGCTCAGAGTGCAGAAATCTGCTGCAAATGTGGACGATGGCATGCGACTTATCAACCGACTAGTAGCTGCGGTTTCAGAACTTCTTAGCTTTAGAAGTGTGAGCAGCATTCTTCATACCTGTGCAACTTTAG ATGTTACCACTCAACATTCGCAGAAATGTTGTGAGACACTCGTTGCTGCTGGAGCAATCAAGACTTTACTGAAGTTGATAAGCTCTGTAAGCCGCAGCATTCCAGATCAAGAGGTTCTGAAACACGCACTTTCAACCCTAAGAAATCTTGCCTCTTATCCAGATTTGGCACAATTGTTGATAGATACAAATGGATCTATAGAACTTATCTTATCGGAGATGCTAAG AAACAaggaagaaggattttttattgctTCCCAAGTTCTGAAGATGCTATGCAGAATACCTAAAGGTGTTCAAACTATTCGCCAGCTACCTGCACTCTTAAAGAGGCTTAAAAGCCTTGTCGATGATCTGAAACGGAGAGTAGCAACAGATAAGAG GAATGCACGCTCTCAGCCGGGGAAAGACTACAATGAAAGGAAGCTGAAAGAAGCTATGGAGCTTTTGAAACTGATTTCAAAGTAG
- the LOC113287910 gene encoding abnormal spindle-like microcephaly-associated protein homolog isoform X2, with the protein MEEEKQPPSPLPNPKFSSSSTAFKDISNFKTPKKPNNQKPYFQSPFPHFFTASKQSPPPSSSSKSVIKRRPSIIPSTPSINVRRRTSICPSTRSKAAARRLKAFELEQSQSCRKAQSRKQKSLESLSKSLSVWLNFLFENPKSCGCDVSLLPGEGTDRGEQSRNGKRDSGVGTRVSTDGTWRSPKRLKDSSGRSSGDGLVLSSAMFNSLEVSLNDVCSLDDLKQRMREYLSLDCCKEVFSMISQVAKIIDERRLKMKAHCPMVTDVGMKQKAIKVLMNYNPTWLRIGLYIVFGGDSLLPVGDVNSNQELVFLKMVLEKQFFSHLGLAKTFAYNKLVEGLYRPGYFEALGNVILKRFLLLVLVLDKAKSLSSLPIKYGIDGTDGGSPLLFCRQSNIKSSRQVISEFLSTDVMHGEGNLLAHLVIVGYKVSYQQSSLLEYDFRITELFEDLQDGVRLCRAIQLLQHDASVLTKMVVPSDNRKKNLVNCGVALQYLKQAGVQLLDEDGVMIVAEDVATGEKELTLSLLWNMFIHLQLPLLINKMLLFEEVSKVKAANVDYSWCITSSQLDLLLEWIQSISGKYELKIDSFTSLIDGKALWCLIDYYFRNELLSACSREDSQNGSDELSVLWTGISTDAVHNFTLAQKLASMLGSFPEVLQISEVLENNGACNERSVIILLVFLSSQLIGRKNMELLHIHKLLGCSYQSPEMKRSSLDKCFMNVKPPENQNGLDDCSSEDSVRNFKVVQAWWRDLVKKNHCCNSRQNSPGTDIKSARLIQSHFKRFVERKNFLKIKAATSFLQTVFRAWLMVKSARHYNKSNAIFHYQLSSENHKHPIIFRRYLNFMVERNSFIRLKSSVLLIQRTARKWIRQRSAATKIQSHWRGWYMRREFLHLKKAVTKIQSGFRCLKAWRNYNQYISAATKIQSHWRGWSTRREFLHLKKAAIKIQSCLRCLKAWRNYKEYRLVSKSATIIQSHFRGFISRREAARERECIKVIQSYWKCFLMRKVFVYKREAVIKIQSSFRCTKLRKEFLRYKYAAIEIQRFARGHITRNRLPGSSCLGPVIDTGSTYQNSRSCQSLEKRILLYSVLKLQRWWKRVLLLKSRRTRSAVVVQSYVRGWLARREANRERNRVVVIQSYWKGYLARKEARGQLVDLRLRVQKSAANVDDGMRLINRLVAAVSELLSFRSVSSILHTCATLDVTTQHSQKCCETLVAAGAIKTLLKLISSVSRSIPDQEVLKHALSTLRNLASYPDLAQLLIDTNGSIELILSEMLRNKEEGFFIASQVLKMLCRIPKGVQTIRQLPALLKRLKSLVDDLKRRVATDKRNARSQPGKDYNERKLKEAMELLKLISK; encoded by the exons ATGGAAGAAGAGAAACAACCTCCTTCGCCATTACCGAACCctaaattttcttcttcatctacagCATTCAAAGACATTTCTAACTTCAAAACCCCCAAAAAACCTAATAATCAAAAACCTTATTTCCAATCACCATTTCCTCATTTCTTTACAGCCTCAAAACAAAgtccaccaccatcttcttcatccaAATCAGTTATTAAGCGTCGCCCTTCAATTATTCCATCTACTCCATCAATAAATGTCCGTCGCCGTACTTCAATCTGTCCATCTACTCGATCTAAAGCTGCTGCTAGAAGACTCAAAGCATTCGAGCTTGAACAATCTCAGTCATGTAGAAAAGCGCAATCTCGAAAACAAAAATCACTCGAATCGTTATCTAAATCACTCTCCGTTTGGCTCAATTTTCTGTTCGAAAACCCTAAGTCTTGCGGTTGTGATGTTTCTTTATTGCCAGGAGAAGGAACTGATCGAGGGGAACAATCGAGAAATGGGAAACGTGACAGTGGAGTTGGTACTAGGGTTTCGACTGATGGAACTTGGAGGAGTCCTAAACGTCTGAAGGATTCCTCTGGACGTAGTAGTGGAGACGGCTTGGTGTTATCGTCTGCGATGTTTAATTCTCTGGAAGTGTCGTTGAATGATGTTTGCAGCCTTGATGATTTGAAGCAGCGGATGAGGGAGTATTTGAGTTTGGATTGCTGCAAAGAGGTCTTCTCAATGATTAGTCAAGTAGCCAAG ATTATAGATGAGAGGAGATTAAAGATGAAGGCACATTGTCCCATGGTAACGGATGTAGGAATGAAGCAGAAGGCTATAAAAGTACTAATGAATTATAATCCAACATGGCTCCGAATTGGATTGTATATTGTTTTTGGCGGTGATTCCTTGCTACCTGTTGGAGATGTGAATTCTAATCAGGAACTCGTGTTTTTAAAGATGGTGTTGGAGAAGCAGTTCTTTTCTCATTTGGGTCTTGCGAAAACTTTTGCTTACAACAAATTGGTCGAAGGCCTGTACAGACCTGGTTATTTTGAGGCCTTGGGGAATGTTATACTTAAAAGGTTCCTACTGCTTGTTCTTGTACTTGATAAAGCTAAGTCCCTGAGCAGCCTTCCCATTAAATATGGTATTGATGGAACTGATGGGGGTTCTCCTCTGTTGTTCTGTCGTCAATCGAATATTAAATCGAGTCGACAAGTGATTTCCG AGTTCTTGTCGACGGATGTGATGCATGGGGAAGGTAACCTTCTTGCGCATTTAGTAATAGTAGGATACAAAGTATCATATCAACAG AGTTCACTCCTTGAATATGACTTCAGAATCACAGAGCTATTTGAGGATCTACAAGATGGTGTACGACTTTGCAGAGCAATTCAGCTCTTGCAACATGATGCCTCGGTTCTTACG AAAATGGTGGTTCCTTCCGATAACCGTAAGAAGAATCTGGTGAATTGTGGTGTTGCTTTGCAATATCTCAAACAGGCTGGGGTGCAATTACTTGATGAAGATGGGGTGATGATAGTAGCCGAAGATGTTGCCACGGGCGAAAAGGAACTCACGCTTTCTTTGCTTTGGAATATGTTTATTCATTTACAG TTGCCTCTGCTAATCAACAAAATGCTGTTATTTGAAGAAGTATCCAAAGTTAAAGCAGCCAATGTG GACTACTCATGGTGTATTACCTCTAGCCAGTTGGATTTGCTTCTGGAATGGATTCAG TCAATCAGTGGAAAGTATGAGCTCAAGATTGACAGTTTTACATCTTTGATTGATGGTAAAGCTCTGTGGTGCTTGATTGACtattattttcgaaatgaactgcTTTCTGCATGTTCACGTGAG GATTCTCAAAATGGTAGTGATGAATTATCTGTTCTGTGGACTGGCATAAGTACAGATGCTGTTCACAACTTCACTTTGGCGCAGAAACTTGCATCAATGTTAGGAAGCTTTCCAGAG GTATTGCAAATCAGTGAGGTACTTGAAAATAATGGTGCTTGTAATGAAAGGAGTGTAATAATTCTGTTGGTGTTCCTCTCGTCCCAATTGATTGGCAGGAAAAATATG GAGCTTCTGCATATCCACAAACTGTTGGGTTGCAGTTATCAAAGTCCAGAGATGAAACGTTCAAGTTTGGATAAATGTTTTATGAATGTTAAACCTCCGGAGAACCAGAATGGACTGGATGATTGTAGCAGTGAAG ATTCAGTGAGAAATTTTAAAGTTGTCCAGGCCTGGTGGAGAGATTTGGTAAAAAAAAACCATTGCTGTAATAGTCGACAGAATTCTCCTGGCACTGACATCAAAAGCG CAAGGCTTATCCAGTCTCACTTTAAAAGATTTGTTGAGCGCAAAAACTTTCTGAAGATCAAGGCTGCGACCTCCTTCCTGCAAACTGTTTTTCGGGCTTGGCTAATGGTGAAAAGTGCCAGACACTACAACAAATCAAATGCCATATTTCATTACCAGCTTTCTTCTG AAAATCATAAGCACCCAATAATTTTCCGTAGATACCTTAATTTCATGGTTGAGCGGAACAGCTTTATCAGGTTAAAAAGTTCCGTCCTGCTAATTCAGCGCACTGCTAGGAAATGGATTAGACAACGCTCTGCTGCAACAAAGATTCAGAGTCATTGGCGTGGCTGGTACATGAGAAGAGAGTTTTTACACCTGAAGAAAGCAGTTACTAAGATTCAGAGTGGCTTCCGATGTTTAAAAGCTTGGAGAAATTACAATCAATATATCTCTGCTGCAACAAAGATTCAGAGTCATTGGCGTGGCTGGTCCACGAGAAGAGAGTTTTTACACCTGAAGAAAGCAGCTATAAAGATTCAGAGCTGTTTGCGATGTCTAAAAGCTTGGAGAAATTATAAAGAATATAGGCTGGTATCTAAGTCAGCAACTATTATTCAGTCCCATTTTCGTGGATTCATTTCTCGAAGAGAGGCAGCTAGAGAACGGGAATGTATTAAAGTGATCCAA AGTTATTGGAAATGCTTTTTGATGAGGAAAGTGTTTGTATACAAAAGAGAAGCGGTCATAAAGATTCAAAGTAGCTTTCGATGCACGAAGCTTCGGAAGGAGTTTTTACGGTATAAATATGCAGCTATTGAGATTCAGCGATTCGCCAGAGGACATATTACTCGAAACAGGCTACCAG GTTCATCGTGCCTTGGGCCAGTCATTGATACTGGTTCTACCTATCAGAATTCAAGAAGCTGTCAGAGCCTTGAAAAGAGAATTTTGTTATACTCGGTACTTAAACTACAGAGGTGGTGGAAGAGAGTTCTGTTGTTGAAATCTAGAAGAACGAGATCAGCCGTTGTGGTTCAGTCCTACGTTCGTGGGTGGCTTGCCAGGCGAGAGGCAAATAGAGAGAGAAATCGAGTTGTTGTGATCCAA TCATATTGGAAAGGTTATCTCGCACGCAAAGAGGCAAGAGGTCAGCTGGTTGATTTAAGGCTCAGAGTGCAGAAATCTGCTGCAAATGTGGACGATGGCATGCGACTTATCAACCGACTAGTAGCTGCGGTTTCAGAACTTCTTAGCTTTAGAAGTGTGAGCAGCATTCTTCATACCTGTGCAACTTTAG ATGTTACCACTCAACATTCGCAGAAATGTTGTGAGACACTCGTTGCTGCTGGAGCAATCAAGACTTTACTGAAGTTGATAAGCTCTGTAAGCCGCAGCATTCCAGATCAAGAGGTTCTGAAACACGCACTTTCAACCCTAAGAAATCTTGCCTCTTATCCAGATTTGGCACAATTGTTGATAGATACAAATGGATCTATAGAACTTATCTTATCGGAGATGCTAAG AAACAaggaagaaggattttttattgctTCCCAAGTTCTGAAGATGCTATGCAGAATACCTAAAGGTGTTCAAACTATTCGCCAGCTACCTGCACTCTTAAAGAGGCTTAAAAGCCTTGTCGATGATCTGAAACGGAGAGTAGCAACAGATAAGAG GAATGCACGCTCTCAGCCGGGGAAAGACTACAATGAAAGGAAGCTGAAAGAAGCTATGGAGCTTTTGAAACTGATTTCAAAGTAG
- the LOC113290899 gene encoding uncharacterized protein LOC113290899 → MDYKTIWNATCPQKIRLFLWKVSHEGLPTFKTLHSRHIVDNDTCPICKLQPETVKHCLFQCEKEKRTWNLIVAHINRGNNTGNPYDRLIIPPHRVPSEIAIQRQGDYMSSRSGGNNQARRVASTSTTSVVPPTTFKEFLRFSQNVEMFSICCYALWSILLARNEQVYKKQIQTPQQTSQITIILSQEYTWAVCKKILPNMVGERQQRNGSTGENNARTIWVKWSPPPAEWVKINMDGASKNNMVGQPERAGAGWICRNTNGNVIMAMADPIGITTTLVAETLFACNKNGDITKMDKHHL, encoded by the coding sequence ATGGATTACAAGACAATTTGGAATGCAACATGCCCCCAAAAGATacgacttttcttgtggaaagtcaGCCATGAAGGACTCCCAACCTTCAAAACACTCCACTCTCGTCACATTGTTGACAATGATACATGCCCAATTTGCAAGCTTCAACCAGAAACAGTAAAACACTGCCTCTTTCAGTGCGAAAAGGAGAAACGAACTTGGAACTTGATAGTGGCACACATCAACAGAGGAAACAACACAGGAAACCCTTATGACAGGTTGATAATTCCACCGCATCGGGTACCAAGTGAGATTGCAATACAACGTCAAGGGGATTACATGTCATCCAGATCAGGCGGAAATAACCAGGCTCGGAGAGTGGCTAGTACATCAACAACATCTGTTGTGCCTCCAACGACCTTCAAGGAATTCCTGCGTTTTTCGCAAAATGTAGAGATGTTCTCAATATGCTGCTATGCACTATGGAGTATTTTGCTAGCTAGGAATGAACAGGTTTATAAGAAGCAAATCCAAACACCTCAGCAAACAAGCCAAATAACTATCATATTGAGCCAAGAATACACTTGGGCGGTCTGTAAAAAGATACTTCCAAATATGGTGGGAGAACGACAACAACGAAACGGTTCCACAGGGGAAAACAATGCACGAACAATTTGGGTCAAATGGAGTCCTCCACCAGCAGAATGGGTGAAAATCAACATGGATGGAGCCAGCAAAAACAATATGGTTGGACAACCAGAACGAGCAGGAGCAGGCTGGATTTGTAGAAATACAAATGGAAATGTAATAATGGCAATGGCGGATCCTATTGGGATAACCACGACTCTTGTCGCTGAGACCCTTTTTGCTTGCAACAAGAATGGCGACATCACAAAGATGGACAAACATCATCTTTGA